The following are encoded together in the Bubalus kerabau isolate K-KA32 ecotype Philippines breed swamp buffalo chromosome 3, PCC_UOA_SB_1v2, whole genome shotgun sequence genome:
- the GALE gene encoding UDP-glucose 4-epimerase isoform X1, with product MAEKVLVTGGAGYIGSHTVLELLEAGYSPMVIDNFHNAIRGGGSMPESLRRVQDLTGRSVEFEEMDILDQAALQRLFKKHSFMAVIHFAGLKAVGESVQKPLDYYRVNLTGTIQLLEIMRAHGVKNLVFSSSATVYGNPQYLPLDEAHPTGGCTNPYGKSKFFIEEMIRDLCQADKAWNAVLLRYFNPIGAHASGCIGEDPQGIPNNLMPYVSQVAIGRREVLNVFGNDYDTEDGTGVRDYIHVVDLAKGHIAALRKLKEQCGCRIYNLGTGTGYSVLQMVQAMEKASGKKIPYKVVARREGDVAACYANPSLALKELGWSAALGLDRMCEDLWRWQKQNPSGFGTQA from the exons ATGGCAGAGAAGGTGCTGGTAACAGGTGGGGCTGGCTACATTGGTAGCCACACTGTCCTGGAGCTGCTGGAGGCAGGCTATTCGCCCATGGTCATTGACAACTTCCATAACGCCATTCGTG GAGGGGGCTCTATGCCTGAGAGCCTGCGGCGGGTTCAGGATCTGACAGGCCGCTCTGTGGAGTTTGAGGAAATGGACATCTTGGACCAGGCAGCTCTACAACGTCTCTTTAAGAAG CACAGCTTCATGGCAGTCATCCACTTTGCGGGGCTCAAGGCTGTGGGTGAGTCAGTGCAGAAGCCCCTGGATTATTACAGAGTCAACCTGACAGGAACCATTCAGCTTCTGGAG ATCATGAGGGCCCATGGGGTGAAGAACCTGGTGTTCAGCAGCTCAGCCACCGTGTACGGGAACCCCCAATACCTGCCCCTGGACGAGGCCCACCCCACAGGTGGCTGTACCAACCCCTATGGCAAGTCCAAGTTCTTCATCGAGGAAATGATCCGGGACCTGTGCCAGGCAGACAAG GCCTGGAATGCAGTGCTGCTGCGGTATTTCAACCCCATAGGCGCCCATGCCTCAGGCTGTATCGGCGAGGATCCGCAGGGCATCCCCAATAACCTCATGCCCTACGTCTCCCAG GTGGCAATTGGGCGACGGGAGGTACTGAATGTCTTTGGCAACGACTATGACACGGAGGATGGCACAG GCGTCCGGGATTACATCCACGTTGTGGATCTGGCCAAAGGCCACATCGCAGCCTTGAGGAAGCTGAAGGAGCAGTGTGGCTGCCGG ATCTACAACCTGGGCACGGGCACAGGCTATTCGGTGCTACAGATGGTCCAGGCCATGGAGAAGGCCTCTGGGAAGAAG ATCCCATACAAGGTGGTGGCCCGGCGTGAAGGCGACGTGGCTGCCTGTTATGCCAACCCCAGCCTGGCCCTCAAGGAGCTGGGCTGGTCAGCAGCCCTAGGGCTGGACAGGATGT GTGAAGATCTATGGCGCTGGCAGAAGCAGAATCCTTCAGGCTTTGGTACGCAGGCCTGA
- the GALE gene encoding UDP-glucose 4-epimerase isoform X2 translates to MAEKVLVTGGAGYIGSHTVLELLEAGYSPMVIDNFHNAIRGGGSMPESLRRVQDLTGRSVEFEEMDILDQAALQRLFKKHSFMAVIHFAGLKAVGESVQKPLDYYRVNLTGTIQLLEIMRAHGVKNLVFSSSATVYGNPQYLPLDEAHPTGGCTNPYGKSKFFIEEMIRDLCQADKAWNAVLLRYFNPIGAHASGCIGEDPQGIPNNLMPYVSQVAIGRREVLNVFGNDYDTEDGTGVRDYIHVVDLAKGHIAALRKLKEQCGCRIYNLGTGTGYSVLQMVQAMEKASGKKVKIYGAGRSRILQALVRRPETLASHGPEKGEKQLPAL, encoded by the exons ATGGCAGAGAAGGTGCTGGTAACAGGTGGGGCTGGCTACATTGGTAGCCACACTGTCCTGGAGCTGCTGGAGGCAGGCTATTCGCCCATGGTCATTGACAACTTCCATAACGCCATTCGTG GAGGGGGCTCTATGCCTGAGAGCCTGCGGCGGGTTCAGGATCTGACAGGCCGCTCTGTGGAGTTTGAGGAAATGGACATCTTGGACCAGGCAGCTCTACAACGTCTCTTTAAGAAG CACAGCTTCATGGCAGTCATCCACTTTGCGGGGCTCAAGGCTGTGGGTGAGTCAGTGCAGAAGCCCCTGGATTATTACAGAGTCAACCTGACAGGAACCATTCAGCTTCTGGAG ATCATGAGGGCCCATGGGGTGAAGAACCTGGTGTTCAGCAGCTCAGCCACCGTGTACGGGAACCCCCAATACCTGCCCCTGGACGAGGCCCACCCCACAGGTGGCTGTACCAACCCCTATGGCAAGTCCAAGTTCTTCATCGAGGAAATGATCCGGGACCTGTGCCAGGCAGACAAG GCCTGGAATGCAGTGCTGCTGCGGTATTTCAACCCCATAGGCGCCCATGCCTCAGGCTGTATCGGCGAGGATCCGCAGGGCATCCCCAATAACCTCATGCCCTACGTCTCCCAG GTGGCAATTGGGCGACGGGAGGTACTGAATGTCTTTGGCAACGACTATGACACGGAGGATGGCACAG GCGTCCGGGATTACATCCACGTTGTGGATCTGGCCAAAGGCCACATCGCAGCCTTGAGGAAGCTGAAGGAGCAGTGTGGCTGCCGG ATCTACAACCTGGGCACGGGCACAGGCTATTCGGTGCTACAGATGGTCCAGGCCATGGAGAAGGCCTCTGGGAAGAAG GTGAAGATCTATGGCGCTGGCAGAAGCAGAATCCTTCAGGCTTTGGTACGCAGGCCTGAGACCCTGGCTTCCCACGGACCAGAAAAGGGAGAGAAGCAACTGCCTGCTCTCTAG
- the GALE gene encoding UDP-glucose 4-epimerase isoform X3, with protein MPESLRRVQDLTGRSVEFEEMDILDQAALQRLFKKHSFMAVIHFAGLKAVGESVQKPLDYYRVNLTGTIQLLEIMRAHGVKNLVFSSSATVYGNPQYLPLDEAHPTGGCTNPYGKSKFFIEEMIRDLCQADKAWNAVLLRYFNPIGAHASGCIGEDPQGIPNNLMPYVSQVAIGRREVLNVFGNDYDTEDGTGVRDYIHVVDLAKGHIAALRKLKEQCGCRIYNLGTGTGYSVLQMVQAMEKASGKKIPYKVVARREGDVAACYANPSLALKELGWSAALGLDRMCEDLWRWQKQNPSGFGTQA; from the exons ATGCCTGAGAGCCTGCGGCGGGTTCAGGATCTGACAGGCCGCTCTGTGGAGTTTGAGGAAATGGACATCTTGGACCAGGCAGCTCTACAACGTCTCTTTAAGAAG CACAGCTTCATGGCAGTCATCCACTTTGCGGGGCTCAAGGCTGTGGGTGAGTCAGTGCAGAAGCCCCTGGATTATTACAGAGTCAACCTGACAGGAACCATTCAGCTTCTGGAG ATCATGAGGGCCCATGGGGTGAAGAACCTGGTGTTCAGCAGCTCAGCCACCGTGTACGGGAACCCCCAATACCTGCCCCTGGACGAGGCCCACCCCACAGGTGGCTGTACCAACCCCTATGGCAAGTCCAAGTTCTTCATCGAGGAAATGATCCGGGACCTGTGCCAGGCAGACAAG GCCTGGAATGCAGTGCTGCTGCGGTATTTCAACCCCATAGGCGCCCATGCCTCAGGCTGTATCGGCGAGGATCCGCAGGGCATCCCCAATAACCTCATGCCCTACGTCTCCCAG GTGGCAATTGGGCGACGGGAGGTACTGAATGTCTTTGGCAACGACTATGACACGGAGGATGGCACAG GCGTCCGGGATTACATCCACGTTGTGGATCTGGCCAAAGGCCACATCGCAGCCTTGAGGAAGCTGAAGGAGCAGTGTGGCTGCCGG ATCTACAACCTGGGCACGGGCACAGGCTATTCGGTGCTACAGATGGTCCAGGCCATGGAGAAGGCCTCTGGGAAGAAG ATCCCATACAAGGTGGTGGCCCGGCGTGAAGGCGACGTGGCTGCCTGTTATGCCAACCCCAGCCTGGCCCTCAAGGAGCTGGGCTGGTCAGCAGCCCTAGGGCTGGACAGGATGT GTGAAGATCTATGGCGCTGGCAGAAGCAGAATCCTTCAGGCTTTGGTACGCAGGCCTGA
- the LYPLA2 gene encoding acyl-protein thioesterase 2 — protein MCGNTMSVPLLTDAATVSGAERETAAVIFLHGLGDTGHSWADALSTIRLPHVKYICPHAPRIPVTLNMKMVMPSWFDLMGLSPDAPEDEAGIKKAAENIKALIEHEMKNGIPANRIVLGGFSQGGALSLYTALTCPHPLAGIVALSCWLPLHRAFPQAANGSAKDLSILQCHGELDPMVPVRFGALTAEKLRSVVTPARVQFKTYPGVMHSSCPQEMAAVKEFLEKLLPPV, from the exons ATGTGTGGTAACACCATGTCTGTGCCCCTGCTCACCGACGCTGCCACTGTGTCTGGAGCTGAGCGGGAAACAGCTGCG GTTATTTTTTTACATGGACTTGGAGACACAGG GCACAGCTGGGCTGACGCCCTCTCCACCATCCGGCTCCCTCACGTCAAGTACATCTGTCCCCATGC GCCTCGGATCCCTGTGACACTCAACATGAAGATGGTGATGCCCTCCTG GTTTGACCTGATGGGGCTGAGTCCAGACGCACCAGAAGATGAGGCTGGCATCAAGAAAGCAGCAGAGAACA TCAAGGCCTTGATTGAGCATGAGATGAAGAACGGGATCCCTGCCAATCGGATCGTCCTGGGAGGCTTTTCACag ggtggaGCTCTGTCCCTCTACACCGCCCtcacctgcccccaccctctgGCTGGCATCGTGGCATTGAGCTGTTGGCTGCCTCTGCATCGGGCCTTCCCCCAG GCAGCCAACGGCAGTGCCAAGGACCTGAGCATCCTTCAGTGCCATGGGGAGCTGGACCCCATGGTTCCTGTACGGTTTGGGGCCCTGACAGCCGAGAAGCTGCGGTCCGTTGTCACACCTGCCAGGGTCCAGTTCAAGACGTACCCAGGGGTCATGCACAGCTCCTGTCCCCAG GAGATGGCAGCTGTGAAGGAGTTTCTCGAGAAGCTGCTGCCTCCTGTCTAA